A region of Antricoccus suffuscus DNA encodes the following proteins:
- a CDS encoding zinc-binding dehydrogenase, whose protein sequence is MRAARYEGPGNIRVADVVPPKIEDDTDVLVRVTNAAVGVPDMWAYRGFGGYEPGAGIGQEFVGVVHEVGKDVRRVRVGDLVVSPSTWSCGRCDYCRAGLQTSCGEGGYYGEPGSYGAQGEFVRVPLADGTLVVAPNSMLGDEMRLLPLAAALPAGHHAALAAKVAHARTVTIVGDGAYGLSAVLMARRLGATDVLVVGHHEDRLEVASEFGASAVVLSRDIGEASEKVMSLTGGVDSVIEAVGEQSALDLALAVVKDGGAIGYVGVPHAVDGLDLGVLYGHNVSLAGGIAPARAYLPMLLQEVVDGKLDADAILDLTVGIEEVADGYAMMDDRLAIKAHVQF, encoded by the coding sequence ATGCGAGCCGCGAGATATGAAGGTCCAGGCAATATCCGAGTCGCGGACGTTGTGCCGCCGAAGATCGAAGACGACACCGACGTGCTGGTGCGTGTGACGAACGCCGCGGTCGGCGTGCCCGACATGTGGGCCTATCGCGGTTTCGGCGGTTACGAGCCGGGCGCGGGCATCGGGCAGGAGTTCGTCGGCGTCGTACACGAGGTCGGCAAGGACGTGCGCCGAGTACGGGTGGGCGACTTGGTTGTCTCGCCGAGCACGTGGTCGTGCGGACGGTGCGACTATTGCCGCGCCGGATTGCAAACTTCCTGCGGCGAGGGCGGTTACTACGGCGAGCCGGGCAGTTACGGCGCGCAAGGAGAGTTTGTCCGGGTGCCGTTGGCCGACGGCACGCTGGTGGTGGCGCCCAACTCGATGCTCGGTGACGAGATGAGGCTGCTGCCGCTCGCTGCGGCCCTGCCGGCAGGACATCATGCTGCACTCGCCGCGAAGGTTGCCCACGCGCGCACCGTCACGATCGTCGGAGACGGTGCCTATGGGCTCAGCGCCGTACTCATGGCACGTCGACTCGGCGCCACCGATGTCCTCGTGGTGGGGCACCACGAGGATCGCCTGGAGGTCGCGTCGGAGTTCGGCGCGTCGGCGGTTGTGCTGTCGCGTGATATCGGCGAGGCGTCCGAAAAGGTCATGTCGCTCACGGGCGGCGTTGACAGCGTGATCGAGGCGGTCGGGGAGCAAAGTGCGCTCGATCTTGCGCTCGCGGTGGTTAAGGACGGCGGAGCGATCGGCTACGTCGGCGTACCGCATGCCGTAGACGGTCTTGACCTCGGTGTTCTGTATGGCCATAACGTCAGTCTTGCCGGCGGCATCGCTCCGGCCCGCGCGTATCTGCCGATGCTGCTGCAGGAAGTAGTCGACGGCAAGCTCGACGCCGACGCGATCCTAGATCTGACGGTCGGTATCGAGGAGGTCGCGGACGGCTACGCGATGATGGACGACCGACTCGCGATCAAGGCACACGTTCAGTTCTAG
- the trhA gene encoding PAQR family membrane homeostasis protein TrhA → MTDTAEVPGHQGTVDALTEEARFAQIIDAELSLAADDPDYEPLDTRPRLRGYLHLAAFISAVLQAAVLIPLAAVESGRAALATSVYCLFMCAMFGTSALYHRRRWTTRGWKVMKRMDHCMIFLFIAGTYTPFGLLALSGATRWWVLGVAWSGCFAGIALKLAWPTSPRWVGVPIYIAVGWTAIFVVQPISVNGGVAALVLMLFGGLLYSVGAVFYATHWPNIKAGYFGYHEVFHAFTILAAISHYIAIFFVVYNSPFAG, encoded by the coding sequence ATGACCGACACAGCAGAAGTCCCGGGCCACCAGGGCACGGTTGACGCGCTCACGGAAGAAGCACGCTTCGCACAGATCATCGACGCCGAGCTCAGTCTCGCCGCCGACGATCCGGACTACGAGCCACTTGACACCCGGCCACGGCTGCGCGGCTACCTACATTTGGCCGCATTCATCTCGGCGGTCCTACAGGCTGCGGTATTGATCCCTCTGGCGGCTGTCGAAAGCGGACGCGCGGCACTCGCAACCTCGGTCTACTGCCTGTTCATGTGCGCGATGTTCGGTACGTCTGCCCTCTATCACCGGCGCCGATGGACGACACGTGGCTGGAAGGTCATGAAGCGGATGGATCACTGCATGATCTTCCTCTTCATCGCCGGTACCTACACTCCGTTCGGCCTGCTTGCGCTAAGCGGTGCAACCCGGTGGTGGGTTCTCGGCGTCGCGTGGAGCGGGTGTTTCGCCGGAATAGCACTGAAGTTGGCCTGGCCGACCTCGCCGCGGTGGGTCGGCGTACCCATCTACATCGCGGTGGGCTGGACCGCGATCTTCGTCGTACAGCCGATATCGGTCAACGGTGGTGTTGCCGCGCTCGTCCTGATGCTCTTCGGTGGTCTGCTGTACAGCGTGGGCGCGGTCTTCTACGCCACCCACTGGCCCAACATCAAAGCCGGTTACTTCGGCTACCACGAGGTCTTCCACGCGTTCACGATCCTGGCCGCGATCAGCCATTACATCGCGATCTTCTTCGTGGTCTATAACTCGCCGTTTGCCGGCTAG